Proteins from a genomic interval of Diaminobutyricimonas aerilata:
- a CDS encoding F0F1 ATP synthase subunit gamma → MGAQLRVYRQKIRSAQTTKKITRAMELISASRIQKAQQRVAASTPYSRAVTRAVSAVATFSNVDHILTTEPENPRRAAIVLFTSDRGLAGAFNSQVIREAGELRARLEAEGKEVIHYLIGRKAVGYFTFRKRDSERQWTGGTDNPDVETAREIGQALVERFIQPTDEGGVDEIHIVYNRFVSMISQVPETVRLLPLEVVEGVDEPGDEILPLYEFEPEVGDVLDALLPVYIESRIFNAMLQSAAAKHAATQKAMKSASDNADKLILDYTRLANNARQAEITQQISEIVGGADALASAKH, encoded by the coding sequence ATGGGAGCGCAACTCCGGGTCTACCGGCAGAAGATCCGTTCTGCCCAGACGACCAAGAAGATCACCCGCGCCATGGAGCTGATCTCGGCGTCGCGCATCCAGAAGGCGCAGCAGCGCGTCGCCGCCTCGACTCCGTACTCGCGGGCGGTGACGCGCGCGGTCTCGGCCGTCGCGACCTTCTCGAACGTGGACCACATCCTCACCACCGAGCCCGAGAACCCGCGTCGCGCGGCGATCGTGCTGTTCACCTCCGACCGCGGCCTCGCCGGAGCGTTCAACTCGCAGGTCATCCGCGAGGCGGGCGAACTGCGGGCGCGGCTCGAGGCCGAGGGCAAAGAGGTCATCCACTACCTCATCGGGCGCAAGGCGGTGGGGTACTTCACCTTCCGCAAGCGCGACTCCGAGCGGCAGTGGACCGGCGGCACCGACAACCCCGACGTCGAGACGGCCCGGGAGATCGGTCAGGCGCTCGTCGAGCGCTTCATCCAGCCCACCGACGAGGGCGGCGTGGACGAGATCCACATCGTCTACAACCGCTTCGTGAGCATGATCTCGCAGGTGCCGGAGACGGTGCGCCTGCTTCCGCTCGAAGTGGTGGAGGGCGTGGACGAGCCCGGCGACGAGATCCTGCCGCTCTACGAGTTCGAGCCCGAGGTCGGCGACGTGCTGGATGCGCTGCTCCCGGTCTACATCGAGAGCCGCATCTTCAACGCGATGCTCCAGTCGGCGGCCGCGAAGCACGCCGCCACCCAGAAGGCGATGAAGTCGGCGAGCGACAATGCCGACAAGCTCATCCTCGACTACACCCGGTTGGCGAACAACGCGCGCCAGGCCGAGATCACGCAGCAGATTTCCGAGATCGTGGGCGGCGCGGACGCCCTGGCCTCGGCGAAGCACTAA